In Grus americana isolate bGruAme1 chromosome 4, bGruAme1.mat, whole genome shotgun sequence, one genomic interval encodes:
- the ZCCHC4 gene encoding rRNA N6-adenosine-methyltransferase ZCCHC4 isoform X5 has protein sequence MAASGESDPEGLCGPERAGAGGLALLGLAPSAPSCPHGPALLFVKTSQGREEGRRFYACSACRDRKDCNFFQWEDEKVSETRLAAREEYNRNHRPSFTHRQNVERYKNFVLLPLSKRRFCQECQQLLLPAEWEKHSNHQFLCDISTVQLKSPSQLLYPLENKKTNAQYLFAGRSCRFLLDLIIDLGFRRVLSVGTPRLHEMIQSKASQEEDFKVRSLLLDIDFRYSQFYTEDEFCHYNMFNHYFFGGKAARETCRKFLYQDNGERVIMVTDPPFGGLVEALASSFKKLMAMWKETEKEGQDNQEMPMFWIFPYFFESRILEFFPSFTMMDYQVDYDNHALYKHGKTGRRQSPVRIFTNLTPSMIVLPVEEGYRFCTICQRYVSSGNQHCEICNSCTSKS, from the exons ATGGCGGCTAGCGGCGAGAGTGATCCGGAGGGCTTATGCGGTCCggagcgggcgggggcgggcgggctggCTCTGCTCGGCCTGGCACCTAGCGCTCCTAGCTGCCCGCACG GTCCTGCTCTTCTGTTTGTAAAGACCAGCcaaggaagagaggagggaaggagattTTATGCTTGTTCAGCTTGTAGGGATAGAAAAGATTGTAACTTTTTTCAGTGGGAAGATGAGAAG GTGTCAGAAACTAGGCTTGCAGCACGTGAAGAATATAATAGAAATCATCGACCTTCTTTTACACACAGGCAGAATGTGGAAAG GTACAAGAATTTTGTTCTGTTGCCGTTATCAAAGAGGAGGTTTTGCCAGGAATGCCAGCAATTGCTATTGCCAGCTGAATGGGAAAAACACTCGAATCACCAGTTCCTGTGTGATATCTCCACTGTCCAGTTAAAAAGTCCCAGTCAACTTCTGTATCCGCTGGAGAATAAAAAAACGAATGCACAGTATTTATTTGCAGGCAGAAGTTGCCGGTTCCTACTGGATCTTATTATTGATTTAGGATTCAGACGAGTGCTCTCTGTTGGAACACCCAG GCTTCATGAAATGATCCAGTCAAAAGCATCACAAGAAGAAGATTTCAAGGTTAGAAGCCTTCTGCTCGATATTGATTTCAG GTATTCACAGTTTTACACAGAAGATGAATTCTGCCACTACAACATgtttaatcattatttttttggtggaaaG GCTGCACGTGAAACTTGTAGGAAATTCCTGTATCAAGACAATGGTGAAAGAGTCATTATGGTAACTGATCCCCCATTCGGAGGTTTAGTGGAAGCACTGGCttctagttttaaaaaactGATGGCAATGtggaaggagacagaaaaagaag GTCAGGACAACCAAGAGATGCCCATGTTCTGGATATTTCCGTACTTCTTTGAGTCTCGTATTCTGGAATTTTTCCCAAGCTTCACTATGATGGATTACCAG gtagacTATGATAATCATGCACTTTATAAACATGGCAAGACAGGTCGCAGACAGTCCCCTGTCCGTATCTTCACGAACCTCACCCCAAGTATGATTGTACTTCCTGTAGAAGAGGGTTATAG gttttgcACTATATGTCAGCGGTATGTTAGTTCTGGTAACCAGCACTGTGAGATATGCAATTCATGTACGTCAAAA agctga
- the ZCCHC4 gene encoding rRNA N6-adenosine-methyltransferase ZCCHC4 isoform X2: MAASGESDPEGLCGPERAGAGGLALLGLAPSAPSCPHGPALLFVKTSQGREEGRRFYACSACRDRKDCNFFQWEDEKVSETRLAAREEYNRNHRPSFTHRQNVERYKNFVLLPLSKRRFCQECQQLLLPAEWEKHSNHQFLCDISTVQLKSPSQLLYPLENKKTNAQYLFAGRSCRFLLDLIIDLGFRRVLSVGTPRLHEMIQSKASQEEDFKVRSLLLDIDFRYSQFYTEDEFCHYNMFNHYFFGGKAARETCRKFLYQDNGERVIMVTDPPFGGLVEALASSFKKLMAMWKETEKEGQDNQEMPMFWIFPYFFESRILEFFPSFTMMDYQVDYDNHALYKHGKTGRRQSPVRIFTNLTPSMIVLPVEEGYRFCTICQRYVSSGNQHCEICNSCTSKDGRQWKHCVLCNKCVKPCRSQTQYLSQSLLHQSSLPS, translated from the exons ATGGCGGCTAGCGGCGAGAGTGATCCGGAGGGCTTATGCGGTCCggagcgggcgggggcgggcgggctggCTCTGCTCGGCCTGGCACCTAGCGCTCCTAGCTGCCCGCACG GTCCTGCTCTTCTGTTTGTAAAGACCAGCcaaggaagagaggagggaaggagattTTATGCTTGTTCAGCTTGTAGGGATAGAAAAGATTGTAACTTTTTTCAGTGGGAAGATGAGAAG GTGTCAGAAACTAGGCTTGCAGCACGTGAAGAATATAATAGAAATCATCGACCTTCTTTTACACACAGGCAGAATGTGGAAAG GTACAAGAATTTTGTTCTGTTGCCGTTATCAAAGAGGAGGTTTTGCCAGGAATGCCAGCAATTGCTATTGCCAGCTGAATGGGAAAAACACTCGAATCACCAGTTCCTGTGTGATATCTCCACTGTCCAGTTAAAAAGTCCCAGTCAACTTCTGTATCCGCTGGAGAATAAAAAAACGAATGCACAGTATTTATTTGCAGGCAGAAGTTGCCGGTTCCTACTGGATCTTATTATTGATTTAGGATTCAGACGAGTGCTCTCTGTTGGAACACCCAG GCTTCATGAAATGATCCAGTCAAAAGCATCACAAGAAGAAGATTTCAAGGTTAGAAGCCTTCTGCTCGATATTGATTTCAG GTATTCACAGTTTTACACAGAAGATGAATTCTGCCACTACAACATgtttaatcattatttttttggtggaaaG GCTGCACGTGAAACTTGTAGGAAATTCCTGTATCAAGACAATGGTGAAAGAGTCATTATGGTAACTGATCCCCCATTCGGAGGTTTAGTGGAAGCACTGGCttctagttttaaaaaactGATGGCAATGtggaaggagacagaaaaagaag GTCAGGACAACCAAGAGATGCCCATGTTCTGGATATTTCCGTACTTCTTTGAGTCTCGTATTCTGGAATTTTTCCCAAGCTTCACTATGATGGATTACCAG gtagacTATGATAATCATGCACTTTATAAACATGGCAAGACAGGTCGCAGACAGTCCCCTGTCCGTATCTTCACGAACCTCACCCCAAGTATGATTGTACTTCCTGTAGAAGAGGGTTATAG gttttgcACTATATGTCAGCGGTATGTTAGTTCTGGTAACCAGCACTGTGAGATATGCAATTCATGTACGTCAAAA GATGGCAGACAATGGAAACATTGTGTTCTTTGCAATAAATGTGTAAAACCCT GCAGGTCACAAACGCAGTACCTGTCCCAGTCTCTCCTGCACCAGAGCAGCTTGCCA agctga
- the ZCCHC4 gene encoding rRNA N6-adenosine-methyltransferase ZCCHC4 isoform X4: protein MAASGESDPEGLCGPERAGAGGLALLGLAPSAPSCPHGPALLFVKTSQGREEGRRFYACSACRDRKDCNFFQWEDEKVSETRLAAREEYNRNHRPSFTHRQNVERLHEMIQSKASQEEDFKVRSLLLDIDFRYSQFYTEDEFCHYNMFNHYFFGGKAARETCRKFLYQDNGERVIMVTDPPFGGLVEALASSFKKLMAMWKETEKEGQDNQEMPMFWIFPYFFESRILEFFPSFTMMDYQVDYDNHALYKHGKTGRRQSPVRIFTNLTPSMIVLPVEEGYRFCTICQRYVSSGNQHCEICNSCTSKDGRQWKHCVLCNKCVKPSWFHCNNCNCCTLSNHTCEKTDAGCFVCGKAGHKRSTCPSLSCTRAACQADKKQRQKTLKRIKMGICKRSLMKHAIFFRKKVKNKKKKK from the exons ATGGCGGCTAGCGGCGAGAGTGATCCGGAGGGCTTATGCGGTCCggagcgggcgggggcgggcgggctggCTCTGCTCGGCCTGGCACCTAGCGCTCCTAGCTGCCCGCACG GTCCTGCTCTTCTGTTTGTAAAGACCAGCcaaggaagagaggagggaaggagattTTATGCTTGTTCAGCTTGTAGGGATAGAAAAGATTGTAACTTTTTTCAGTGGGAAGATGAGAAG GTGTCAGAAACTAGGCTTGCAGCACGTGAAGAATATAATAGAAATCATCGACCTTCTTTTACACACAGGCAGAATGTGGAAAG GCTTCATGAAATGATCCAGTCAAAAGCATCACAAGAAGAAGATTTCAAGGTTAGAAGCCTTCTGCTCGATATTGATTTCAG GTATTCACAGTTTTACACAGAAGATGAATTCTGCCACTACAACATgtttaatcattatttttttggtggaaaG GCTGCACGTGAAACTTGTAGGAAATTCCTGTATCAAGACAATGGTGAAAGAGTCATTATGGTAACTGATCCCCCATTCGGAGGTTTAGTGGAAGCACTGGCttctagttttaaaaaactGATGGCAATGtggaaggagacagaaaaagaag GTCAGGACAACCAAGAGATGCCCATGTTCTGGATATTTCCGTACTTCTTTGAGTCTCGTATTCTGGAATTTTTCCCAAGCTTCACTATGATGGATTACCAG gtagacTATGATAATCATGCACTTTATAAACATGGCAAGACAGGTCGCAGACAGTCCCCTGTCCGTATCTTCACGAACCTCACCCCAAGTATGATTGTACTTCCTGTAGAAGAGGGTTATAG gttttgcACTATATGTCAGCGGTATGTTAGTTCTGGTAACCAGCACTGTGAGATATGCAATTCATGTACGTCAAAA GATGGCAGACAATGGAAACATTGTGTTCTTTGCAATAAATGTGTAAAACCCT CTTGGTTTCACTGTAACAATTGCAACTGCTGCACTCTTTCAAACCACACTTGTGAGAAGACTGATGCTGGCTGTTTTGTCTGTGGCAAGGCAGGTCACAAACGCAGTACCTGTCCCAGTCTCTCCTGCACCAGAGCAGCTTGCCA agctgacaaaaagcaaaggcagaaaactcTGAAGAGGATAAAGATGGGGATCTGTAAAAGATCACTTATGAAGCATGCCATATTCTTCAGGAAGAAAgtaaagaataagaaaaaaaagaagtga
- the ZCCHC4 gene encoding rRNA N6-adenosine-methyltransferase ZCCHC4 isoform X1, with amino-acid sequence MAASGESDPEGLCGPERAGAGGLALLGLAPSAPSCPHGPALLFVKTSQGREEGRRFYACSACRDRKDCNFFQWEDEKVSETRLAAREEYNRNHRPSFTHRQNVERYKNFVLLPLSKRRFCQECQQLLLPAEWEKHSNHQFLCDISTVQLKSPSQLLYPLENKKTNAQYLFAGRSCRFLLDLIIDLGFRRVLSVGTPRLHEMIQSKASQEEDFKVRSLLLDIDFRYSQFYTEDEFCHYNMFNHYFFGGKAARETCRKFLYQDNGERVIMVTDPPFGGLVEALASSFKKLMAMWKETEKEGQDNQEMPMFWIFPYFFESRILEFFPSFTMMDYQVDYDNHALYKHGKTGRRQSPVRIFTNLTPSMIVLPVEEGYRFCTICQRYVSSGNQHCEICNSCTSKDGRQWKHCVLCNKCVKPSWFHCNNCNCCTLSNHTCEKTDAGCFVCGKAGHKRSTCPSLSCTRAACQADKKQRQKTLKRIKMGICKRSLMKHAIFFRKKVKNKKKKK; translated from the exons ATGGCGGCTAGCGGCGAGAGTGATCCGGAGGGCTTATGCGGTCCggagcgggcgggggcgggcgggctggCTCTGCTCGGCCTGGCACCTAGCGCTCCTAGCTGCCCGCACG GTCCTGCTCTTCTGTTTGTAAAGACCAGCcaaggaagagaggagggaaggagattTTATGCTTGTTCAGCTTGTAGGGATAGAAAAGATTGTAACTTTTTTCAGTGGGAAGATGAGAAG GTGTCAGAAACTAGGCTTGCAGCACGTGAAGAATATAATAGAAATCATCGACCTTCTTTTACACACAGGCAGAATGTGGAAAG GTACAAGAATTTTGTTCTGTTGCCGTTATCAAAGAGGAGGTTTTGCCAGGAATGCCAGCAATTGCTATTGCCAGCTGAATGGGAAAAACACTCGAATCACCAGTTCCTGTGTGATATCTCCACTGTCCAGTTAAAAAGTCCCAGTCAACTTCTGTATCCGCTGGAGAATAAAAAAACGAATGCACAGTATTTATTTGCAGGCAGAAGTTGCCGGTTCCTACTGGATCTTATTATTGATTTAGGATTCAGACGAGTGCTCTCTGTTGGAACACCCAG GCTTCATGAAATGATCCAGTCAAAAGCATCACAAGAAGAAGATTTCAAGGTTAGAAGCCTTCTGCTCGATATTGATTTCAG GTATTCACAGTTTTACACAGAAGATGAATTCTGCCACTACAACATgtttaatcattatttttttggtggaaaG GCTGCACGTGAAACTTGTAGGAAATTCCTGTATCAAGACAATGGTGAAAGAGTCATTATGGTAACTGATCCCCCATTCGGAGGTTTAGTGGAAGCACTGGCttctagttttaaaaaactGATGGCAATGtggaaggagacagaaaaagaag GTCAGGACAACCAAGAGATGCCCATGTTCTGGATATTTCCGTACTTCTTTGAGTCTCGTATTCTGGAATTTTTCCCAAGCTTCACTATGATGGATTACCAG gtagacTATGATAATCATGCACTTTATAAACATGGCAAGACAGGTCGCAGACAGTCCCCTGTCCGTATCTTCACGAACCTCACCCCAAGTATGATTGTACTTCCTGTAGAAGAGGGTTATAG gttttgcACTATATGTCAGCGGTATGTTAGTTCTGGTAACCAGCACTGTGAGATATGCAATTCATGTACGTCAAAA GATGGCAGACAATGGAAACATTGTGTTCTTTGCAATAAATGTGTAAAACCCT CTTGGTTTCACTGTAACAATTGCAACTGCTGCACTCTTTCAAACCACACTTGTGAGAAGACTGATGCTGGCTGTTTTGTCTGTGGCAAGGCAGGTCACAAACGCAGTACCTGTCCCAGTCTCTCCTGCACCAGAGCAGCTTGCCA agctgacaaaaagcaaaggcagaaaactcTGAAGAGGATAAAGATGGGGATCTGTAAAAGATCACTTATGAAGCATGCCATATTCTTCAGGAAGAAAgtaaagaataagaaaaaaaagaagtga
- the ZCCHC4 gene encoding rRNA N6-adenosine-methyltransferase ZCCHC4 isoform X3 — MAASGESDPEGLCGPERAGAGGLALLGLAPSAPSCPHGPALLFVKTSQGREEGRRFYACSACRDRKDCNFFQWEDEKVSETRLAAREEYNRNHRPSFTHRQNVERYKNFVLLPLSKRRFCQECQQLLLPAEWEKHSNHQFLCDISTVQLKSPSQLLYPLENKKTNAQYLFAGRSCRFLLDLIIDLGFRRVLSVGTPRLHEMIQSKASQEEDFKVRSLLLDIDFRYSQFYTEDEFCHYNMFNHYFFGGKAARETCRKFLYQDNGERVIMVTDPPFGGLVEALASSFKKLMAMWKETEKEGQDNQEMPMFWIFPYFFESRILEFFPSFTMMDYQVDYDNHALYKHGKTGRRQSPVRIFTNLTPSMIVLPVEEGYRFCTICQRYVSSGNQHCEICNSCTSKDGRQWKHCVLCNKCVKP; from the exons ATGGCGGCTAGCGGCGAGAGTGATCCGGAGGGCTTATGCGGTCCggagcgggcgggggcgggcgggctggCTCTGCTCGGCCTGGCACCTAGCGCTCCTAGCTGCCCGCACG GTCCTGCTCTTCTGTTTGTAAAGACCAGCcaaggaagagaggagggaaggagattTTATGCTTGTTCAGCTTGTAGGGATAGAAAAGATTGTAACTTTTTTCAGTGGGAAGATGAGAAG GTGTCAGAAACTAGGCTTGCAGCACGTGAAGAATATAATAGAAATCATCGACCTTCTTTTACACACAGGCAGAATGTGGAAAG GTACAAGAATTTTGTTCTGTTGCCGTTATCAAAGAGGAGGTTTTGCCAGGAATGCCAGCAATTGCTATTGCCAGCTGAATGGGAAAAACACTCGAATCACCAGTTCCTGTGTGATATCTCCACTGTCCAGTTAAAAAGTCCCAGTCAACTTCTGTATCCGCTGGAGAATAAAAAAACGAATGCACAGTATTTATTTGCAGGCAGAAGTTGCCGGTTCCTACTGGATCTTATTATTGATTTAGGATTCAGACGAGTGCTCTCTGTTGGAACACCCAG GCTTCATGAAATGATCCAGTCAAAAGCATCACAAGAAGAAGATTTCAAGGTTAGAAGCCTTCTGCTCGATATTGATTTCAG GTATTCACAGTTTTACACAGAAGATGAATTCTGCCACTACAACATgtttaatcattatttttttggtggaaaG GCTGCACGTGAAACTTGTAGGAAATTCCTGTATCAAGACAATGGTGAAAGAGTCATTATGGTAACTGATCCCCCATTCGGAGGTTTAGTGGAAGCACTGGCttctagttttaaaaaactGATGGCAATGtggaaggagacagaaaaagaag GTCAGGACAACCAAGAGATGCCCATGTTCTGGATATTTCCGTACTTCTTTGAGTCTCGTATTCTGGAATTTTTCCCAAGCTTCACTATGATGGATTACCAG gtagacTATGATAATCATGCACTTTATAAACATGGCAAGACAGGTCGCAGACAGTCCCCTGTCCGTATCTTCACGAACCTCACCCCAAGTATGATTGTACTTCCTGTAGAAGAGGGTTATAG gttttgcACTATATGTCAGCGGTATGTTAGTTCTGGTAACCAGCACTGTGAGATATGCAATTCATGTACGTCAAAA GATGGCAGACAATGGAAACATTGTGTTCTTTGCAATAAATGTGTAAAACCCT ag